A genomic region of Rhipicephalus sanguineus isolate Rsan-2018 chromosome 1, BIME_Rsan_1.4, whole genome shotgun sequence contains the following coding sequences:
- the LOC119379179 gene encoding uncharacterized protein LOC119379179, protein MSSDNIGAASAAQQGRGTRNMDESSQEYQIILPRLPSGDATLHTVFLHADIRARPYRVEDFRDALIRLALLPEVAALGAYQMNHVWAITFESAEGKKKMLAAGDMAVKNQRCIAIDPSHQDTRLKIHWLLYNVPDDDVRAALAPYGKVNEIVRERWRVYGCTDKGSSTRAVSLKLKPGLTVDDLPHQLRTAGDLTLVVVAGRAPLCLRCRGTGHITRECRAPRCAVCRRFGHDESGCSRTYASVAGPVRSEELSEHHMDEVEAEELTGGRREESTPRLTPLSSRPLSAASTGSKDRGPANEAQPTRSTQGATTPETKEEMPENMDTSSTNKRTREEAEGKKVNVMKASEEPPAKAINVRRGPAPNVLSERRIAKTQPPTQLQQQQEQAQQQQTVHQVQTQQQQPLPKQQTLQQRQTSHQQQQLQQQQVPSTGTGSPSNQQPP, encoded by the coding sequence ATGAGCTCCGACAATATCGGAGCGGCATCAGCGGCCCAGCAGGGCCGTGGTACCAGGAACATGGACGAATCGTCACAGGAATATCAGATTATTTTGCCCCGGCTGCCATCAGGCGATGCAACGCTGCATACTGTTTTTTTGCACGCCGATATCAGGGCGCGGCCGTACCGCGTCGAAGATTTCAGGGACGCACTTATTCGTTTGGCTTTGCTCCCCGAGGTGGCTGCCTTGGGGGCGTACCAAATGAATCATGTTTGGGCCATCACATTCGAGAGCGCTGAGGGCAAGaagaaaatgcttgctgctggtgACATGGCGGTGAAGAACCAGCGCTGTATCGCTATAGACCCAAGCCACCAGGATACGAGACTGAAGATTCATTGGCTACTGTATAACGTTCCTGATGACGACGTGCGAGCAGCGTTGGCACCTTATGGCAAGGTTAATGAAATAGTGCGAGAACGCTGGCGCGTGTATGGCTGTACGGACAAAGGTTCATCGACGCGTGCGGTGAGCCTCAAACTCAAACCGGGCCTCACGGTAGACGACCTCCCACATCAGTTACGGACTGCAGGAGACCTCACGCTCGTTGTCGTAGCGGGAAGAGCACCGCTATGCCTGCGTTGCCGAGGCACAGGACATATTACGAGGGAGTGCCGGGCCCCGCGTTGCGCAGTGTGTCGGCGTTTTGGGCATGACGAGAGCGGGTGTTCGAGGACATACGCAAGTGTAGCCGGGCCCGTGCGGAGCGAAGAACTATCTGAGCACCACATGGACGAGGTCGAGGCAGAAGAGCTCACTGGAGGACGTCGGGAAGAATCAACACCCAGGTTAACGCCCCTTTCTTCACGCCCCCTGAGTGCTGCTTCAACTGGTAGCAAAGACAGAGGGCCTGCGAATGAAGCCCAACCTACGAGGAGTACTCAAGGTGCAACGACGCCTGAAACGAAGGAAGAAATGCCAGAAAACATGGACACGTCTAGCACCAACAAGAGGACAAGGGAGGAGGCGGAAGGGAAGAAGGTGAATGTAATGAAAGCTTCCGAGGAACCGCCGGCTAAGGCGATTAATGTGCGCCGAGGACCGGCACCTAACGTCCTAAGTGAACGTCGTATAGCCAAGACCCAGCCGCCGACCCAACTCCAACAGCAGCAAGAACAGGCTCAGCAACAGCAGACAGTTCATCAAGTACAGACACAGCAACAGCAACCACTGCCGAAGCAGCAGACTCTTCAGCAGCGACAGACaagtcatcagcagcagcagttaCAACAGCAGCAGGTGCCTTCAACGGGGACGGGGTCGCCTTCAAATCAACAGCCCCCGTAA